In one window of Zingiber officinale cultivar Zhangliang chromosome 11A, Zo_v1.1, whole genome shotgun sequence DNA:
- the LOC122032386 gene encoding mannose-specific lectin-like: MAVLVILFAVLLLLPSSMANNILYEGETLKTGQSLTEGVYTLTMQTNCNLVLSDNDHAVWSSNTGGKGTNCYLSVQTDGNLVIYDKATNVIWSSDTWSRWGGPYILILQRNRNVVLYDSKWATNTYTANSEGVVIVKKDHNDTSITAEVVVPAADEPTNRKIAMVTNN, from the coding sequence ATGGCTGTCCTTGTTATTCTCTTTGCCGTCCTCCTCCTCCTGCCTTCCTCCATGGCCAACAACATTCTCTATGAAGGCGAAACGCTGAAGACCGGCCAATCCCTCACAGAAGGGGTCTATACACTCACCATGCAGACAAACTGCAACCTTGTGCTGTCCGACAACGACCATGCCGTGTGGTCCTCTAATACCGGCGGCAAAGGCACCAACTGCTACCTCAGTGTGCAGACCGACGGCAACCTCGTCATCTACGACAAGGCCACCAATGTTATTTGGTCGAGCGACACTTGGTCCCGTTGGGGGGggccctacatcctcatcctgcAGCGCAACCGCAACGTCGTTTTGTATGACTCCAAGTGGGCCACCAACACCTACACCGCCAATTCCGAAGGCGTCGTGATCGTCAAAAAGGACCACAACGATACTAGCATCACGGCCGAGGTGGTCGTGCCGGCGGCGGATGAACCCACGAACAGAAAGATCGCCATGGTGACTAATAATTAG